The genomic stretch ATACTGTTTTTTCTGATGAATAGGTTTCAATCTCTTTTGAGGCAGCACTTAAATTTTCCGCTAAAGCTTTCCCCTCCCCCTCTTTCCATCCCTCTAATTTATCACCTTTTCCATTCCAGGTTTGAATCGCTTGCAATACATCAGTTACTTCACTATTTGATACTTCTCCGTCTGATAAAGCAACTAGATCAAGCTTCGTTAGCTGTTCAATTAATTCCCTACCCTCTTTCACATGACTCTCCATTTCCGCACTCGCCACTACGCTAGTTCCATCAATCGTCCATAATTTCTTATAAACATCCTGACCATTGTTTTCAAAATAAGCGGCAAGGGCATCCTGACCTTCAGCAGAAGCTGCGACGCCAATCAGCAAGAAGTATTTTTCACCTTTAAAAATCGTAGCTGGTAGACCTTGATCTTTAAGCTTTTCTTGAAATTCCCTGGCTGACTCTTTTGTTTCATACGCACCTGACTGCACAACATGAAGATCAAAAGATAAATCCATCTGACTAGCTGTCACTGGTGCCGCTTCACTTGGCTTATTAGAGGGCGTCGCTACACTTTCTCCACCGAACACCATAAGTAAACCGAATCCAAATAAAACGCCAAGAGCGATCGCAAAGATCACTGAAGCCACTACCTTTTTATGCAAAGTGATAACATTTTTACTTGGTACGAAATGTTTTTTCTTCTTACGCCCAACTGGTAACCTTGGGTTCTTCTTAGACTGATCAAAAAAAGAGGAGGCTTTTTTTTGACTATGCCGCTTCTTTAACTCTACGATCTTTTTAGAATCGCGACGCTCCGGTAAAATCCATTCAAATTCCTTTTCCTCAGCCGCTGCGCTTTCTTTATGTGTTTCTGGAGTCTTATGGACTTCATCATCTAGTCGAATTGAAATCGTCCGTCTCTCCTTATCCATTCTCATCCTCCTCAGGTACCGGCTTGTACTACAGTCTATGAAATCTCACGAAATACTAGAACTGAAAATACTAGAGTTGAGCAGGATGACAATACAAATCCCCCTCTATGTGCGGGGGGATAAAATGAACCAAACTTATGTTAGTTCGAGATCGAATAGTAAAGAGCCTGCTATTCATTTTTTCATATAAGAAAATCAAAATACCATTGTAAGAGTTGTTTACCATAAAAATACGTTATTAGTGCTGCCAACGCCACAGAAGGACCAAACGGAATATGCTGCTTCCTTTTTACTTTTCCAATCAATAACCCCATGATCCCAATAATCGTTCCAATTAAAGTAGAAAAGAAAAAGACGAGAAGTAATTCCTTATAACCAAAAACAACCCCTAGCACCGCAAACAATTTAATGTCACCGCCCCCTATTCCACCACGACTAATCACAGCGATCAATAGTAGCAATAAAAAGCCTCCTACCGCTCCTATCAAAGGGCTATACCATGGATCCATCGGAACAACAATTCGACCCAAACCAAAGTAAGCTGCAAAAAACAAAAGAATGCGATTAGGAATCAACATATAGGTCAGGTCTGAAACAAAAATAATAATGAGAAGCGAAATTAATCCATAGGTAATCATCAATTCTTTTGACCAACCTACCAAAATAGGTGCGGTTGTAAAAAGTAGTGCTGTA from Bacillus sp. Cs-700 encodes the following:
- a CDS encoding A24 family peptidase yields the protein MGVLLHSYLFLIGLALGSFFNVVGLRVPIKRSIVIPRSSCPTCERELSPYELVPVFSYLFQRGKCRGCSSSISPIYACVEIVTALLFTTAPILVGWSKELMITYGLISLLIIIFVSDLTYMLIPNRILLFFAAYFGLGRIVVPMDPWYSPLIGAVGGFLLLLLIAVISRGGIGGGDIKLFAVLGVVFGYKELLLVFFFSTLIGTIIGIMGLLIGKVKRKQHIPFGPSVALAALITYFYGKQLLQWYFDFLI